One Ciconia boyciana chromosome 9, ASM3463844v1, whole genome shotgun sequence genomic window carries:
- the DRD1 gene encoding D(1A) dopamine receptor — protein MQCFCVGFVYKICYAIPKLKEEESRPCIPEQTEKQTSGETMTWNDTTMDGEGLLVERDSSFRILTGCFLSLLILSTLLGNTLVCAAVIRFRHLRSKVTNFFVISLAVSDLLVAVLVMPWKAVAEIAGFWPFGSFCNIWVAFDIMCSTASILNLCVISVDRYWAISSPFRYERKMTPKAAFIMISVAWTLSVLISFIPVQLNWHKATTTSFLDLNASLQGISMDNCDSSLNRMYAISSSLISFYIPVAIMIVTYTRIYRIAQKQIRRISALERAAVHAKNCQNTSGNRSSMDCQQPESNFKMSFKRETKVLKTLSVIMGVFVCCWLPFFVLNCMIPFCEPTQPSKGAEAFCINSTTFDVFVWFGWANSSLNPIIYAFNADFRKAFSTLLGCYRLCPMSSNAIETVSINNNGAVVFSSQHEPKGSSPKESNLVYLIPHAIICPEEEPLKKEEEGELSKTLEKMSPALSGILDYEADVSLEKINPITQNGQHKT, from the exons ATGCAGTGtttctgtgttggttttgtaTATAAGATTTGCTATGCAATTCCAAAACtaaaagaggaggagagccGGCCCTGCATCCCAGAGcaaacagagaagcaga CCTCAGGAGAAACTATGACTTGGAACGACACCACTATGGACGGGGAAGGGTTGCTGGTGGAAAGGGACTCTTCCTTTCGGATCCTCACGGGCTGCTTCCTCTCGCTGCTGATCCTCTCCACGCTGCTGGGAAACACACTGGTCTGTGCAGCTGTCATTAGGTTTCGCCACCTCAGGTCCAAGGTGACCAACTTCTTCGTCATCTCCTTGGCCGTGTCCGATCTCCTAGTGGCAGTTTTGGTCATGCCATGGAAAGCTGTGGCTGAGATCGCCGGTTTCTGGCCTTTTGGTTCATTTTGCAACATCTGGGTGGCCTTTGATATTATGTGCTCAACAGCCTCCATCTTAAATCTCTGTGTCATTAGTGTGGACAGATACTGGGCCATCTCCAGCCCATTTAGGTACGAGAGGAAAATGACGCCCAAGGCAGCCTTCATCATGATCAGCGTGGCGTGGACTTTGTCTGTGTTGATTTCCTTCATCCCTGTGCAGCTGAATTGGCACAAGGCTACAACCACAAGCTTTTTGGACCTAAATGCCAGTTTACAAGGTATAAGCATGGACAACTGTGATTCTAGCCTAAACAGGATGTATGCCATCTCCTCTTCTCTAATTAGCTTCTATATACCTGTGGCCATCATGATAGTAACTTACACGAGGATATACCGGATTGCTCAGAAGCAAATACGACGCATCTCAGCTTTGGAGAGAGCAGCAGTGCATGCCAAGAACTGCCAGAACACGAGCGGCAACAGAAGCAGTATGGACTGCCAGCAACCAGAGAGCAACTTCAAAATGTCCTTCAAGAGGGAAACGAAGGTTTTAAAGACTTTGTCGGTGATCATGGGGGTGTTTGTGTGCTGCTGGTTGCCATTTTTCGTATTGAACTGCATGATTCCCTTCTGCGAGCCTACCCAACCGTCCAAGGGAGCAGAAGCTTTCTGCATTAATTCCACCActtttgatgtttttgtttggtttggatGGGCTAATTCTTCCCTCAACCCCATCATTTATGCCTTCAATGCTGATTTCCGCAAGGCATTTTCAACCCTGCTAGGATGCTACAGGCTCTGCCCTATGTCCAGCAATGCTATAGAGACTGTTAGTATTAACAATAATGGAGCAGTTGTTTTTTCGAGCCAACATGAGCCCAAAGGGTCCAGCCCCAAAGAGTCTAATCTGGTTTATCTGATTCCACATGCAATTATCTGTCCGGAAGAAGAACCTctcaaaaaggaagaagagggtgAACTATCTAAGACCTTGGAGAAAATGTCTCCAGCACTGTCGGGTATCTTGGATTATGAAGCTGatgtttctttggaaaagatCAATCCCATTACACAAAATGGGCAGCATAAAACCTGA